The sequence TTTGATCCCAAGATCCACTGTTTCACTCCCGAAAATAGCAGGCAGGTTTTGGACGGCGGCCACCTTAACCAACTGTGGAGCCGCTGATAAGAGACGGGCCCGCGTCAAAATGCATGCGCGCCGGCGCGAGCGATGCAAATGCGCCTGATCAGATACGCCGCTCCTGCTTGAGGCGGTCGATCACGGACGCTGCCTCCGGCGGCAGTGACTTGAAACCCATCTGGCCGACCGTGGAGAACAACGGCCGCAGATGCGAGCCGGCGAGGAATGGCGGCTGGTGGTTCGCCGGCACGATCCGGTCGAACACCAGCACCAGCGTAGTGGCGACGAGGCCGACCCTGACGGCGCCGAGCGCGGCGCCGCCGAGCCGGTCGCCGATCCCGGCCTCGCCGACCGTGTCGTCCAACACGAAGCGGCCAATATGTCCGAACAGCATGCCGACGACGACAAAGATGCCGAAGAACCAGATCCAGTTCTGCAGCTGCGGCGCGTTCGGATTGCCTGCGATCTGCGGCGCGATCAGCGGCATCAGCGCGACCGCGATCGGTGCGGCGATGAGATAGGCGAGGATGGTCATGCCGCTGCGGAGCAGGCCGGTCCTGAAACCCAGGCCCACCGCGACGGCGAGCGCGGCGTAGACGGCGAGATCGAAACTGTTCATGACCACAACCCTGACTAGATGGAACGAATGAACGCCGGGCCGGTCATTCCGGTTTCAGATCGTTAAAATCGTCTGTATTGATGGCTCCAAAACAGCAGGGGTTGCGCGCAAGGACATCGTCATGTCAGACCTATTCGACGTCAGTAAAGAAACCATCCTCGTCACGGGCGCAAGCCAGGGGCTGGGGCGGCAGTTTGCCCGGGTACTGGCAGCGCATGGCGCAGCTGTCGCGCTCGCCGCGCGGCAGACGGATAAGTTGAAGAGCCTCGAAGACGAAATTCGCGGCAAGGGCGGCCGTGCCGCCGCCGTCGCGCTCGACGTCACCGACACCG is a genomic window of Bradyrhizobium sp. CB1717 containing:
- a CDS encoding CvpA family protein, producing the protein MNSFDLAVYAALAVAVGLGFRTGLLRSGMTILAYLIAAPIAVALMPLIAPQIAGNPNAPQLQNWIWFFGIFVVVGMLFGHIGRFVLDDTVGEAGIGDRLGGAALGAVRVGLVATTLVLVFDRIVPANHQPPFLAGSHLRPLFSTVGQMGFKSLPPEAASVIDRLKQERRI